From Pulveribacter suum, a single genomic window includes:
- a CDS encoding Trm112 family protein, which translates to MDPKLLELLVCPVTKGPLTYDRERQELVSRSARLAYPVRDGIPVLLENEARTLTDDELEPQA; encoded by the coding sequence ATGGACCCGAAACTGCTTGAACTGCTGGTGTGCCCCGTCACCAAGGGCCCGCTGACCTACGACCGCGAGCGCCAGGAACTGGTCTCGCGCAGCGCGCGGCTGGCCTACCCCGTGCGCGACGGCATCCCCGTGCTGCTGGAAAACGAGGCCCGCACCCTGACCGACGACGAACTGGAGCCGCAGGCGTGA
- the lpxK gene encoding tetraacyldisaccharide 4'-kinase — MSARLRQAWQRRGPLARLLWPLSLTYRLLTALRRALYAAGVLGRTRLPVPVIVVGNVIAGGAGKTPVTIALVRYLQAAGWRPGVISRGHGRQGSDVRPVRAACSTAADVGDEPLLIERATGVPVFVAARRAQAGQALLAAHPQVNVLVCDDGLQHLALARDVEICVFNDQGVGNGWLLPAGPLREPWPRAVDFVLHTGAPPAGGQAPHFALQRTLADDAVDGAGRAVPLARLVHERLHAVAAIARPEDFFAMLRARGLRPEVCEALPDHYDFSSWQRLPDAGLRLICTEKDGVKLQPRHPDALALPLRLQVDPAFFAALDARLASLSSTASLE; from the coding sequence ATGAGCGCGCGCCTGCGCCAGGCCTGGCAGCGCCGCGGGCCGCTGGCGCGGCTGCTCTGGCCCCTGTCCCTGACCTACCGGTTGCTGACGGCCCTGCGCCGCGCGCTGTATGCGGCGGGCGTGCTGGGCCGCACGCGCCTGCCGGTGCCCGTCATCGTGGTGGGCAATGTGATCGCCGGCGGCGCCGGCAAGACCCCTGTGACCATCGCCCTGGTGCGCTACCTGCAGGCGGCCGGCTGGCGGCCCGGCGTGATCTCGCGCGGCCACGGCCGCCAGGGCAGCGACGTGCGCCCGGTGCGGGCAGCCTGCAGCACGGCCGCCGACGTCGGCGACGAGCCCTTGCTGATCGAGCGCGCCACCGGCGTGCCGGTCTTCGTGGCCGCCCGGCGCGCCCAGGCAGGCCAAGCCCTGCTGGCGGCGCACCCGCAGGTCAACGTGCTGGTGTGCGACGACGGCCTGCAGCACTTGGCGCTGGCGCGCGACGTGGAGATCTGCGTGTTCAACGACCAGGGCGTGGGCAATGGCTGGCTGCTGCCGGCCGGCCCGCTGCGCGAGCCCTGGCCGCGCGCCGTGGATTTTGTGCTGCACACCGGCGCCCCCCCGGCCGGCGGCCAGGCCCCGCACTTTGCCCTGCAGCGCACGCTGGCGGACGACGCGGTGGATGGCGCCGGCCGCGCCGTGCCGCTGGCCCGCCTAGTGCACGAGCGGCTGCACGCCGTGGCAGCCATTGCCCGGCCGGAGGATTTCTTTGCCATGCTGCGCGCCCGGGGCCTGCGCCCCGAAGTCTGCGAGGCGCTGCCAGATCACTATGATTTCAGTAGCTGGCAGCGCTTGCCTGACGCGGGTTTGAGGCTGATTTGTACCGAAAAAGACGGCGTCAAACTCCAGCCTCGGCATCCTGACGCGCTGGCCCTGCCGCTGCGGCTGCAGGTGGACCCAGCCTTCTTCGCCGCGCTGGACGCGCGCCTCGCGTCGCTATCATCGACCGCTTCATTGGAGTAG
- the hrpA gene encoding ATP-dependent RNA helicase HrpA, giving the protein MALSITFPENLPVSARREEIMAAIAQHQVVIVCGETGSGKTTQLPKMALALGRGRANAPEGARGKLIGHTQPRRIAASSVAKRIAQELDTPLGEVVGYKVRFADTLHKGASVKLMTDGILLAETQGDPLLLQYDTLIIDEAHERSLNIDFLLGYLKQLLPRRPDLKVIVTSATIDAERFARHFASKEGPAPVIMVSGRTYPVEVRWRPFEERRDFDLQDAIADGVDELWAGGAGGDILVFLPGEREIREAADHLRKHLQHAPLLRNAEVLPLFSRLSQAEQDRIFEPHGSRRIVLATNVAETSLTVPGIRYVIDAGTARVKRYSLRSKVEQLLVEPISQAAANQRAGRCGRVANGICIRLYDEAGFLQRDAFTDPEILRSSLAGVILRMKSLGLGEVINFPFLQAPSGRAIADGYQLLQELGAVDERGQLLATGRELARLPLDPRVGRMIVEGRERGALAEVLIVAAALSVQDVRDRPMDAQQQADQQHAKFDDEKSEFSGYLRLWQWLHDARGGKQVAHSRREMAAQAATRTAGVPRNLAVLPVARRQQALAPVQAAPADAGDSHRLSNRQWEQLLRQNFISIRRVREWRDIHSQLLMVVREHQWPLNTEAAGYEALHLSMLSGLLGNIGFRAEEADAYLGAHGIKFHPHPGAHLSKKPGRWIVAAEQVETTRLYGRGIAAVEPPWLEQVGAHLLKKQLLEPHWSKKQADVVALERATLYGLVVYGGRQVSYGRIDPHEARQIFIRQALVQGEWDAPWPFLAANLKLVRKVEELEHKSRRQDVLVDDELIYAYYDQLLPEGVFSGATFDKWYRVASREQPQLLRLSREELMRHEAAGITTDNFPRTVKLGGVDCSASYLHAPGDARDGVTVTVPLFVLNQVSEERAEWLVPGMLKDKIQALLKSLPQRPRSRFVPLPESAARLAQLFTQEGQWAQGSLVDALLKAVRGETSLDVKRADFKLDMLSPHLFMNLRITDEHGRQLGQGRNLAALKAELGTRARGAFQALASLKIAASADPEPVTASKRFQKPAGQAPAAIKNEVAAAAPAAQRAEARYTAWSFGELPELMEIRKGSQTLIGFPALTDQGDAVGIEVFDEPEAAAARHRAGLVRLFALQLRDALKYLEKNVPDLQKMAVAYMPLGTQEELRAQIIGVALERAFLSEPLPVNEVQFQQRVQEGRARLTLIANEVARQAGVILQEYAAVQRKLKDTKNARDAVADATQQLQRLMPRTFLAAAPWAQLQHYPRYLKAIVSRLDKLRTDPARDAARLKELQPLEQRYTRLLAERKGQQDARMQEYRWMLEELRVSFFAQELRTPYPVSTKRLDKVWAQLAS; this is encoded by the coding sequence ATGGCCTTGTCGATCACCTTTCCCGAAAACCTCCCCGTCAGCGCCCGCCGCGAGGAAATCATGGCGGCCATCGCGCAGCACCAGGTCGTCATCGTGTGCGGCGAAACAGGCTCGGGCAAGACCACGCAGCTGCCCAAGATGGCCCTGGCGCTGGGCCGGGGCCGGGCCAATGCGCCCGAAGGCGCGCGCGGAAAGCTGATCGGCCACACCCAGCCGCGGCGCATTGCGGCCAGCAGCGTGGCCAAGCGCATCGCCCAGGAGCTCGACACCCCGCTGGGCGAGGTGGTGGGCTACAAGGTGCGCTTTGCCGACACGCTGCACAAGGGCGCCTCGGTCAAGCTGATGACCGACGGCATCTTGCTGGCCGAGACGCAGGGTGACCCGCTGCTGCTCCAGTACGACACGCTGATCATCGACGAGGCGCACGAGCGCAGCCTGAACATCGACTTTTTGCTGGGCTACCTCAAGCAGCTGCTGCCCCGGCGGCCGGATCTGAAAGTCATCGTCACCTCCGCCACCATCGACGCCGAGCGCTTCGCCAGGCATTTCGCCAGCAAAGAAGGCCCGGCGCCGGTCATCATGGTCTCTGGCCGCACCTATCCCGTGGAGGTGCGCTGGCGGCCGTTCGAGGAAAGGCGGGACTTCGACCTTCAAGATGCCATCGCCGACGGCGTGGACGAGCTGTGGGCCGGTGGCGCGGGCGGCGACATCCTGGTGTTCTTGCCCGGCGAGCGCGAGATCCGCGAGGCCGCCGACCACCTGCGCAAGCACCTGCAGCACGCGCCCCTGCTGCGCAATGCCGAGGTGCTGCCGCTGTTCTCGCGCCTGTCCCAGGCCGAGCAGGACCGCATCTTCGAGCCGCACGGCAGCCGGCGCATCGTGCTGGCCACCAACGTGGCCGAGACATCGCTCACCGTGCCCGGCATCCGCTATGTGATCGACGCCGGCACGGCGCGCGTCAAGCGCTATTCGCTGCGCAGCAAGGTAGAGCAGCTGCTGGTCGAGCCCATCAGCCAGGCCGCAGCCAACCAGCGCGCCGGCCGCTGCGGGCGCGTGGCCAACGGCATCTGCATCCGGCTGTATGACGAAGCCGGCTTTTTGCAGCGCGACGCCTTCACCGACCCGGAGATCCTGCGCTCGTCGCTGGCCGGCGTCATCCTGCGCATGAAGTCGCTGGGCCTGGGCGAAGTGATCAACTTCCCCTTCCTGCAGGCGCCCTCGGGCCGGGCCATTGCCGACGGCTACCAGCTGCTGCAGGAGCTGGGCGCCGTGGACGAGCGCGGCCAGCTGCTGGCCACCGGCCGCGAGCTGGCACGCCTGCCGCTGGACCCGCGCGTGGGCCGCATGATCGTCGAGGGGCGCGAGCGCGGCGCCCTGGCCGAGGTGCTGATCGTCGCCGCCGCCCTGTCGGTGCAGGACGTGCGCGACCGCCCGATGGACGCCCAGCAGCAGGCCGACCAGCAGCACGCCAAGTTCGACGACGAGAAGAGCGAATTCAGCGGCTACCTGCGCCTGTGGCAGTGGCTGCACGACGCGCGCGGCGGCAAGCAGGTGGCGCACAGCCGCCGCGAGATGGCCGCCCAGGCGGCCACGCGCACTGCCGGCGTACCGCGCAACCTGGCCGTGCTGCCCGTGGCCCGGCGCCAGCAGGCGCTTGCGCCCGTGCAGGCCGCACCGGCCGATGCGGGCGACAGCCACCGCCTGAGCAACCGCCAGTGGGAGCAGCTGCTGCGCCAGAACTTCATCAGCATCCGCCGCGTGCGCGAGTGGCGCGACATCCACTCGCAGCTGCTCATGGTGGTGCGCGAGCACCAGTGGCCCCTGAACACCGAGGCGGCGGGCTACGAGGCGCTGCACCTGTCCATGCTCTCGGGCCTGCTGGGCAACATCGGCTTTCGCGCCGAAGAGGCCGACGCCTACCTGGGCGCGCACGGCATCAAGTTCCATCCGCACCCGGGCGCGCATCTGTCCAAGAAGCCCGGGCGCTGGATCGTCGCCGCCGAGCAGGTGGAGACCACGCGCCTGTACGGTCGCGGCATCGCCGCCGTCGAGCCGCCATGGCTGGAGCAGGTCGGCGCCCATTTGCTGAAAAAGCAGCTGCTGGAGCCGCACTGGAGCAAGAAGCAGGCGGACGTGGTGGCGCTGGAGCGCGCCACGCTCTACGGCCTGGTGGTCTATGGCGGCCGGCAGGTCAGCTATGGCCGCATCGACCCGCACGAGGCGCGCCAGATCTTCATCCGCCAGGCGCTGGTGCAGGGCGAGTGGGACGCGCCCTGGCCCTTCCTGGCGGCCAACCTGAAGCTGGTGCGCAAGGTCGAGGAGCTGGAGCACAAGAGCCGGCGCCAGGACGTGCTGGTGGACGACGAGTTGATCTACGCCTACTACGACCAGCTGCTGCCCGAGGGCGTGTTCAGCGGCGCGACGTTCGACAAGTGGTACCGCGTGGCCAGCCGCGAGCAGCCGCAACTCTTGCGCCTGTCGCGCGAGGAGCTGATGCGCCACGAGGCCGCGGGCATCACCACCGACAACTTCCCGCGCACCGTCAAGCTGGGCGGCGTGGACTGCAGCGCCAGCTACCTGCATGCGCCCGGCGACGCGCGCGACGGCGTCACCGTGACGGTGCCGCTGTTCGTGCTCAACCAGGTCAGCGAAGAGCGTGCCGAGTGGCTGGTGCCCGGCATGCTCAAGGACAAGATCCAGGCGCTTTTGAAAAGCCTGCCGCAGCGCCCGCGCAGCCGCTTCGTGCCGCTGCCTGAAAGCGCCGCGCGGCTGGCGCAGCTGTTCACGCAAGAGGGCCAGTGGGCGCAAGGCAGCCTGGTGGACGCGCTGCTGAAGGCCGTGCGGGGCGAAACCTCGCTGGACGTCAAGCGTGCGGACTTCAAGCTGGACATGCTCAGCCCCCACCTGTTCATGAACTTGCGCATCACCGACGAGCACGGCCGCCAGCTGGGCCAGGGCCGCAATCTGGCCGCCCTGAAGGCCGAACTGGGCACCCGTGCGCGCGGGGCCTTCCAGGCGCTTGCTTCACTAAAGATAGCTGCCAGCGCTGATCCAGAGCCGGTTACAGCATCAAAACGTTTCCAAAAGCCCGCGGGTCAAGCGCCAGCAGCTATCAAAAATGAGGTTGCTGCCGCTGCCCCCGCTGCGCAGCGGGCCGAGGCGCGCTACACCGCCTGGAGCTTCGGCGAGCTGCCCGAGCTGATGGAAATCCGCAAGGGCAGCCAGACGCTGATCGGCTTTCCCGCGCTGACCGACCAGGGCGACGCGGTCGGTATCGAGGTCTTTGACGAGCCCGAGGCGGCCGCTGCGCGCCACCGGGCCGGCCTGGTGCGCCTGTTCGCGCTGCAGTTGCGCGACGCGCTGAAATATCTGGAAAAAAACGTTCCCGATCTGCAGAAGATGGCCGTGGCCTACATGCCGCTGGGCACGCAGGAGGAGCTGCGCGCGCAGATCATCGGCGTGGCGCTGGAGCGCGCCTTTTTGTCCGAGCCGCTGCCGGTAAACGAAGTGCAGTTTCAGCAGCGGGTGCAGGAAGGCCGCGCCCGGCTGACGCTCATCGCCAATGAGGTGGCCCGGCAGGCCGGCGTCATCTTGCAGGAATATGCCGCCGTGCAGCGCAAGCTCAAGGACACCAAGAACGCCCGCGACGCCGTGGCCGACGCCACCCAGCAGCTGCAGCGCCTGATGCCCCGCACCTTCCTGGCCGCAGCGCCCTGGGCGCAGCTGCAGCACTACCCGCGCTACTTGAAGGCCATCGTCAGCCGCCTGGACAAGCTGCGCACCGACCCGGCCCGCGACGCCGCCCGCCTGAAGGAGCTGCAGCCGCTGGAGCAGCGCTACACGCGCCTGCTGGCCGAACGCAAGGGCCAGCAGGATGCACGTATGCAGGAATACCGCTGGATGCTGGAGGAGCTGCGCGTGAGCTTTTTCGCGCAGGAGCTGCGCACGCCGTACCCGGTAAGCACCAAGCGGCTGGACAAGGTCTGGGCGCAGCTGGCTTCGTGA
- a CDS encoding asparaginase: MAGKIVVLGTGGTIAGTSDVAGASVGYTAGQLGIGQLLAAVPQLAQAARGPLVAEQLAQVDSKDMTHALWMQLVQRCLLHLDDKAVAGIVITHGTDTLEETAWLLHNLLPSHKPVVLTSAMRPATALVPDGPQNLLDAVALAADPGARGVLAVAAGVVHGAREVAKMHPLRLDAFASGDGGPLGWMDAGPVRWAHGRAPEPAAPRHGALARQLGQRPWPRVQIVLSHAGADGSVVDALLAAGAVDGLVAAATGNGTLHEDLELALARAAAAGVAVCVASRCPQGRMLALPPDAPWSSAPGLSPMKSRISLMLQLMER, translated from the coding sequence ATGGCAGGAAAAATCGTGGTACTGGGCACCGGCGGCACCATTGCCGGCACCTCCGACGTGGCCGGCGCCAGCGTCGGCTACACGGCCGGGCAGCTGGGCATCGGGCAGCTGCTGGCCGCCGTGCCGCAGTTGGCGCAGGCCGCGCGCGGCCCGCTGGTGGCCGAGCAGCTGGCCCAGGTGGACAGCAAGGACATGACGCACGCGCTGTGGATGCAGCTGGTGCAGCGCTGCCTGTTGCATCTGGACGACAAGGCCGTGGCCGGCATCGTCATCACCCACGGCACCGACACGCTGGAGGAAACCGCCTGGCTGCTGCACAACCTGCTGCCCTCGCACAAGCCGGTGGTGCTGACCAGCGCCATGCGCCCGGCCACGGCGCTGGTGCCCGATGGGCCGCAGAACCTGCTGGACGCCGTGGCGCTGGCCGCCGACCCCGGTGCGCGCGGCGTGCTGGCCGTGGCCGCCGGTGTGGTCCATGGCGCGCGCGAAGTGGCCAAGATGCACCCGCTGCGGCTGGATGCCTTTGCCTCGGGCGACGGCGGGCCGCTGGGCTGGATGGACGCGGGCCCGGTGCGCTGGGCGCACGGCCGCGCCCCTGAGCCCGCAGCCCCGCGCCACGGCGCACTGGCGCGGCAACTGGGACAGCGGCCGTGGCCGCGCGTGCAGATCGTGCTGAGCCATGCCGGCGCGGACGGCAGCGTGGTGGACGCCCTGTTGGCTGCCGGCGCGGTGGACGGCCTGGTGGCCGCCGCCACCGGCAACGGCACGCTGCACGAGGATCTGGAGCTGGCCCTGGCCCGGGCTGCGGCGGCCGGCGTGGCGGTGTGCGTGGCCTCGCGCTGCCCGCAGGGCCGCATGCTGGCGTTGCCCCCTGATGCGCCCTGGAGCAGCGCCCCCGGCCTGTCGCCCATGAAATCGCGCATCAGCCTGATGCTGCAGCTGATGGAACGCTGA
- the adk gene encoding adenylate kinase, with amino-acid sequence MRLILLGAPGAGKGTQAAFICQKFGIPQISTGDMLRAAVKAGTPLGLQAKAVMDAGQLVSDELIINLVKDRIAQPDCAEGFLFDGFPRTIPQADAMKAAGVKLDYVLEIDVPFDAIIERMSGRRSHPASGRTYHVKFNPPRAEGLDDETGEALVQREDDKEETVKKRLDVYSQQTRPLVHYYSSWAEADPANAPKYRAISGTGTVEQITERALAALSS; translated from the coding sequence ATGAGACTGATCTTGCTGGGCGCTCCAGGCGCCGGAAAGGGCACGCAGGCCGCGTTCATCTGCCAGAAGTTCGGCATTCCGCAGATTTCCACCGGCGACATGCTGCGCGCCGCCGTCAAGGCCGGCACGCCCCTGGGCCTGCAGGCCAAGGCCGTGATGGACGCCGGCCAGCTGGTCAGCGACGAGCTGATCATCAATCTGGTGAAGGACCGCATCGCCCAGCCCGACTGCGCCGAAGGCTTCCTGTTTGACGGCTTCCCGCGCACCATCCCGCAGGCCGACGCCATGAAGGCGGCCGGCGTGAAGCTGGACTACGTGCTGGAGATCGACGTGCCGTTCGATGCCATCATCGAGCGCATGAGCGGGCGCCGCTCGCACCCGGCGTCGGGCCGTACCTACCACGTCAAGTTCAACCCGCCCAGGGCCGAAGGCCTGGACGACGAGACCGGCGAGGCGCTGGTGCAGCGCGAAGACGACAAGGAAGAGACCGTGAAGAAGCGGCTGGATGTGTACAGCCAGCAGACCCGCCCCCTGGTCCATTACTACTCCAGCTGGGCCGAGGCCGACCCGGCCAACGCGCCCAAGTACCGCGCCATCAGCGGCACGGGCACGGTCGAGCAGATCACCGAGCGCGCGCTGGCCGCCCTGTCCAGTTAA
- the kdsB gene encoding 3-deoxy-manno-octulosonate cytidylyltransferase has product MSAAPAPAFTVLIPARLASTRLPGKPLADIAGLPMVVRVACRAAHSAAARCVVAADDERILQACLAHGVPAVLTRSDHASGSDRLAEACELLGLADSDIVVNVQGDEPLIEPALIDAVAELLARRPEAAMATAAHPIASAQDLANPNVVKVVTDAQGLASYFSRAPIPFARDHATGSAWWQTGAAPPGFAPLRHIGLYSYRVGFLRAFPQLAPAPTEQLEQLEQLRALWHGHRIAVHVSAQAPGAGVDTPEDLERVRTLLAAAG; this is encoded by the coding sequence GTGAGCGCTGCGCCGGCGCCTGCGTTCACTGTCCTCATTCCCGCGCGGCTGGCCTCCACCCGCCTGCCGGGCAAGCCGCTGGCAGACATTGCCGGCCTGCCCATGGTGGTGCGCGTGGCTTGTCGCGCCGCGCACAGCGCCGCCGCTCGCTGCGTGGTGGCGGCTGACGACGAGCGCATCCTGCAGGCTTGCCTGGCGCACGGCGTGCCGGCCGTGCTGACGCGCAGCGACCACGCCAGTGGCAGCGACCGCCTGGCCGAGGCCTGCGAGCTGCTGGGTCTGGCTGACAGCGACATCGTGGTCAACGTCCAGGGTGACGAGCCGCTGATCGAGCCGGCGCTGATCGACGCCGTGGCCGAGCTGCTGGCCCGGCGGCCCGAGGCCGCCATGGCCACCGCCGCCCATCCCATCGCCAGCGCGCAGGACCTGGCCAACCCCAATGTGGTCAAGGTGGTGACCGATGCGCAGGGCCTGGCTAGCTACTTTAGCCGCGCGCCCATCCCCTTCGCACGCGACCATGCCACGGGCAGCGCCTGGTGGCAGACGGGCGCCGCGCCGCCCGGCTTTGCGCCGCTGCGCCACATTGGCCTGTACAGCTATCGCGTGGGCTTTCTGCGCGCCTTTCCGCAGCTGGCACCGGCGCCCACCGAGCAGCTGGAGCAGCTGGAGCAGCTGCGCGCGCTGTGGCACGGCCACCGCATCGCCGTGCACGTGAGCGCGCAGGCGCCGGGTGCCGGCGTGGACACGCCCGAGGATCTGGAGCGCGTGCGCACGCTGCTGGCCGCAGCGGGTTGA
- the lexA gene encoding transcriptional repressor LexA — translation MFTPPKLTARQQQILDLIQTAIARTGAPPTRAEIAAELGFKSANAAEEHLQALARKGVIELVSGTSRGIRLRSEAVRSINAARGAQFSLPIPGLSQLTLPLIGRVAAGSPILAQEHVDQSYVVEGTLFQHKPDYLLKVRGMSMRDAGIMDGDLLAVQSTREARSGQIIVARLGDEVTVKRLRRTGSAIELLPENPDYPVIRVEPGEPFEIEGLAVGLIRNTMLM, via the coding sequence ATGTTCACCCCTCCCAAGCTCACCGCCCGCCAGCAGCAGATCCTGGACCTGATCCAGACCGCCATCGCGCGCACCGGCGCGCCGCCCACGCGCGCCGAGATCGCGGCGGAGCTGGGCTTCAAGTCCGCCAACGCGGCCGAGGAGCACCTGCAGGCCCTGGCCCGCAAGGGCGTGATCGAGCTGGTCAGCGGCACCTCGCGCGGCATCCGCCTGCGCAGCGAGGCGGTGCGCAGCATCAACGCGGCGCGTGGCGCCCAGTTCAGCCTGCCCATCCCCGGGCTGAGCCAGCTCACGCTGCCCCTGATCGGCCGCGTGGCCGCAGGCTCGCCGATTCTGGCGCAAGAGCATGTGGACCAGAGCTACGTGGTCGAGGGCACGCTGTTCCAGCACAAGCCCGACTACCTGCTCAAGGTGCGCGGCATGTCCATGCGCGACGCCGGCATCATGGACGGCGACCTGCTGGCCGTGCAGTCCACGCGCGAAGCACGCAGCGGGCAAATCATCGTTGCCCGCCTGGGCGACGAGGTCACCGTCAAGCGGCTGCGCCGCACGGGCAGCGCCATCGAGCTGCTGCCCGAAAACCCTGACTACCCCGTCATCCGTGTCGAGCCGGGCGAGCCCTTCGAAATCGAAGGCCTGGCCGTAGGCTTGATCCGCAACACGATGCTGATGTAG
- a CDS encoding long-chain fatty acid--CoA ligase encodes MPEPTTPPAHHAFWPKRLPFSITVPATSVWDNLAVNARRYPDKAALVFLGSATSYRELHAGAERLAAWLHGAGVRRGDRVILLAQNTPQLVLAHYAIWRANAVVVPVNPMNMAEELKHYIQDSGARVAITTADLAPGLAQASNALPGGERLEHLLVTRFTDAFEAQAEGPAAPPQAWREWLTAERAAVQLDGGRVHAWADALACQDAPPPHTVGRDDLAVLPYTSGTTGHPKGCMHLHRSINHNAVASAAWGNGTSENVVLAVVPMFHITGMVSVLHSAIYLGATVVIMPRWDRELAGRLISHYQVTTWTNIPTMVIDLLGSPNFASFDLSSLKYIGGGGAAMPQAVAQRLLEQYGLRFCEGYGLTETAAPSHSNPPDHPKQQCLGIPFMSTDARVVDPETLRELPQGEQGEIVVHGPEVFEGYWQRPDATAQAFFELDGKRFFRTGDLGRVDEEGYFFITDRLKRMINASGFKVWPAEVEALMFRHPAIQEACVIGTQDAYRGESVKAVVVLRAGHEHTSEQDILDWCRAHMAVYKAPRSVEFVPALPKSGSGKVMWRLLQEKEHKPAGAAAQ; translated from the coding sequence GTGCCTGAACCGACCACTCCCCCCGCCCACCACGCCTTCTGGCCCAAGCGCCTGCCTTTTTCGATCACCGTCCCGGCCACCAGCGTGTGGGACAACCTGGCCGTCAACGCGCGCCGCTATCCGGACAAGGCGGCGCTGGTCTTTCTGGGCAGCGCGACCAGCTATCGCGAACTGCACGCGGGCGCCGAGCGCCTGGCGGCCTGGCTGCACGGCGCGGGCGTGCGGCGCGGCGACCGGGTCATCCTGCTGGCGCAGAACACCCCGCAGCTGGTGCTGGCGCACTACGCCATCTGGCGTGCCAACGCGGTGGTGGTGCCGGTCAACCCGATGAACATGGCCGAGGAGCTCAAGCACTACATCCAGGACTCGGGCGCCCGGGTGGCCATCACCACCGCCGACCTGGCGCCCGGCCTGGCACAGGCCAGCAATGCCTTGCCGGGCGGCGAACGCCTGGAGCACCTGCTGGTCACCCGCTTCACCGATGCCTTCGAAGCCCAGGCCGAAGGGCCGGCCGCGCCGCCCCAGGCATGGCGCGAGTGGCTCACCGCCGAGCGCGCCGCCGTGCAGCTGGACGGCGGCCGCGTGCATGCCTGGGCCGATGCCCTGGCCTGCCAGGACGCGCCGCCGCCGCACACCGTGGGCCGGGACGACCTGGCCGTGCTGCCCTACACCAGCGGCACCACCGGCCATCCCAAGGGCTGCATGCACCTGCACCGCAGCATCAACCACAACGCCGTGGCCAGCGCTGCGTGGGGCAATGGCACCAGCGAAAACGTGGTGCTGGCCGTGGTGCCCATGTTCCACATCACCGGCATGGTCTCGGTGCTGCACAGCGCCATCTACCTGGGCGCCACCGTGGTCATCATGCCGCGCTGGGACCGCGAGCTGGCTGGCCGCCTCATCTCGCACTACCAGGTGACCACCTGGACCAACATCCCCACCATGGTCATCGACCTGCTTGGCAGCCCCAACTTCGCCTCGTTCGACCTGTCCAGCCTGAAGTACATCGGCGGCGGCGGCGCGGCCATGCCGCAGGCCGTGGCCCAGCGCCTGCTGGAGCAGTACGGCCTGCGCTTTTGCGAGGGCTATGGCCTGACCGAGACCGCGGCGCCTTCGCACAGCAACCCGCCGGACCACCCGAAGCAGCAGTGCCTGGGCATTCCCTTCATGAGCACGGACGCGCGCGTGGTCGATCCCGAGACCCTGCGCGAGCTGCCCCAGGGCGAGCAGGGTGAGATCGTGGTGCATGGCCCCGAGGTCTTCGAGGGCTACTGGCAGCGCCCCGATGCGACAGCCCAGGCCTTCTTCGAGCTGGACGGCAAGCGGTTCTTTCGCACCGGCGACCTGGGCCGGGTGGACGAGGAGGGCTACTTCTTCATCACCGATCGCCTCAAACGCATGATCAACGCCAGCGGCTTCAAGGTCTGGCCGGCCGAGGTGGAGGCGTTGATGTTCCGCCACCCGGCGATCCAGGAAGCCTGCGTGATCGGCACCCAGGATGCCTACCGCGGCGAGTCGGTCAAGGCCGTGGTGGTGCTGCGCGCCGGGCACGAGCACACCAGCGAGCAGGACATCCTGGACTGGTGCCGCGCCCACATGGCCGTGTACAAGGCGCCGCGCTCGGTGGAGTTCGTGCCGGCATTGCCCAAGAGCGGCAGCGGCAAGGTCATGTGGCGGCTGCTGCAGGAGAAAGAGCACAAGCCGGCGGGGGCGGCCGCACAGTAG